GCTCGCACTTCTACCTCGCCCTCTACTGGGCCGAGGAGCTGGCGAAGCAGACCGAGGACGCCGAGCTCGCGGCGGCGTTCGCCTCGCTCGCCGGCACCCTGCGCGAGGCCGAGCAGACGATCGTCGACGAGCTGCTCGCGGTCCAGGGCAAGCCCGCCGACATCGGCGGCTACTTCCGCCCCGACCCGGAGAAGGCCGCCGCGGTGATGCGTCCGTCCGCGACCTTCAACGACGCGATCGCCTCGCTGGACTGACCGCGACGCACGTCACAGGCAGGACCCCCGGGGAACAAACCCCGGGGGTCCTGCTCTTGCGCCAGGTGATGACGACGACCGCCGACCCGACCGAGCTTCCCGACCATCCGACGTCCGGCCACCTCGACGTCCCCTCGGTGACGGCGCGCCATTTCGGCCTGGCCGTGCTCGCCCTGGCGATGGGCGGCTTCGCCATCGGGACCACCGAGTTCGTGACGATGGGCCTGCTGCCGCAGATCGCGCGCGGCGTCGACGTCTCCATCCCGACCGGCGGGCACGTCATCTCGGCGTACGCCGTCGGGGTCGTCGTCGGCGCGCCGGTGCTGGCCTTCCTCGGCGCGCGACTCCCGCGCCGGGCCCTCCTGGTGGCCCTGATGGTCGCGTTCGCCGCCGGCAACGGGCTGAGCGCGCTCGCGACGTCCTACGAGCAGCTGATGGCCGCCCGCTTCGCCGCCGGGCTGCCCCACGGCGCCTACTTCGGCGTCGCCTCCCTCGTGGCCGCGAGCATGGCCCGTCCCTCCCGCAAGGGGCGCGCGGTCTCGCTGGTCATGCTCGGGCTGTCGTTCGCCAACGTGATCGGCGTGCCCGCGGCGACGGTGCTCGGGCAGGAGCTCGGGTGGCGCGCGGCCTTCTGGGCCGCCGGCGGCCTGGCCGTGGTGACCCTCGCCCTCGTCGCCTGGTTCGTCCCGTCCGTCCCCGGCGACGCGGAGGCCAGCGGGCTGCGCGAGCTCGCGGCGTTCAAGGTGCCCCAGGTGTGGCTGACGCTGCTGGCGGGCGCCGTCGGCTTCGGCGGCATGTTCGCGGTCTACTCCTACATCGCCCCGGTCGTCACCGACGTCGGTGGCCTGGGGGAGCGGTCGGTGGCGGTGTTCCTGCTCTTCTTCGGCCTCGGCATGGTCGCGGGCACCTCGCTGGCCGGGATCATGGCCGACTGGTCGATCTTCCGCTCGCTGATCATCGGCGGCGTCGGGATGGCCGCGACGATGCTGGCCTTCTGGCTCGCGGCGCCCCACGGGTGGGCCGCCCTGCCGGTGGTCTTCCTCATCACCACCCTCGGCTCGGTGCTGGTGGTCAACCTGCAGCTGCGGCTGATGGACGTGGCGGGCGACGCGCAGACGCTGGGTGCCGCGATGAACCACGCCTCGCTCAACGTCGCCAACGCCCTGGGCGCCTGGCTCGGCGGCCTCGTCATCGCCGGCGGGTGGGGGCTGCGCGCCCCGGCCCTGGTCGGCCTGGCCCTGTCGATCCTCGGGGTGGCCATCCTGCTGCTCTCCGCGAGGCTCCACGTGCGCCAGCGCGACGCCGTGCCCGCCTGAACGCCGGGGTGCTCGGCGCCGCCTTGCACGCACCACGATGCACGCATTTTCCGGTGATGTTGCACGGAGTTAACACACGCGGAACTCTTGCGTAGCGCAGACTTGTAACGATCCAATCCACGAAGGGCGGGCAGGCCGCCCGAGATCTTCCCGAGGAGGACGTGATGGACGACGACAAGATCGTGCGCGAGGTGGAGCGCCGCCGGCAGCTGGCGGACCGCAACGTCAGCGCTGTGGTCGACCTGCTGCAGCGACGCCAGGAGCTCAAGGGGATCTACCCCGCGGCCGACTTCTTCGCCGAGAACGTCGGCTGGGCCGTCTGACGGGATCGACCCGGGCAGTGCGGGCTCGGGCCGCTCAGGCCCAGCTGTAGACCATGCCCATCGCCTCGCTGACCTCGGCCAGCGTCGCGTCCGCGACCTCGTTGGCCCGGGCGTTGCCGCGGCGCAGGATCTCGTCGAGGTAGGCCGGATCGGCCTCGAGCTCGGCCCGGCGGGCGCGCAGCGGTGCCAGCTCGGTGTTGATCGCGTCGGTCAGGCGCCGCTTGAGGGCACCGCCGCCCCCGTCCCCGATCTCCTCGGCGACCACGGCCGGGTCGACGCCCTCGCAGAGGCCGATGAGGGTGAGCAGGTTGGCCACCTCGGGCCGCGCGTCCGGGTCGTAGGTGATGACGCGGTCGCTGTCGGTCTTGGCGCCCTTGAGCTTCTTGGCGGTCTCGTCGGCGCTCATCCGCAGCTCGACCACGTTGCCCTTGGACTTGCTCATCTTGGTGCCGTCGGTGCCCAGGATGAGAGGAGCCTCGGACAGCAGCGCGCCGGGCTCGGGGAACACCGGGGCGTAGCGGTCGTTGAAGCGGCGCGCGACGACGCGGGTCTGCTCGAGGTGGGGCAGCTGGTCGCGCCCGACCGGGACGACGTTGGCCTTGCAGAACAAGATGTCGGCGGCCTGGTGCACGGGATAGGTGAGCAGGAGGCCGCCGATCGAGGTGATGCCGGCCGACCTGGCCTCGTCCTTGACCGTGGGGTTGCGCTGCAGCTCCGCGACGCTGACCAGGCTGAGGAACGGCAGCATCAGCTGGTTGAGCGCCGGCACCGAGGAGTGCGTGAAGATCGTCGCCCGGTCGGGGTCGAGGCCCGCGGCGATGTTGTCGAGCAGCAGGTTGCGCACGTTGCTCGAGATGTCGCCGAGCACGTCGCGGTCGGTGATCACCTGGTAGTCGGCGATGAGCTGCCAGATCTCCGCGCCGCTGTCCTGCAGGCGCAGGCGGTTGCGGATCGAGCCGAAGTAGTGGCCGATGTGCAGTGCCCCGGTCGGACGGTCCCCGGTGAGCATGCGCAGCGATGCCGGGTCCTTCGCCATCTGCTCCTCGATGGCGTCGCTGCGAGCCTGGGCGGCGCGGAAGGTCTCACTCACGCGGCCGATCCTTTCACGGGGCCGATCGTCGCCGCGATCGGGTTCTGTAGGGTTTCGGGGTGCCCACCATCGGAGTAGCGATCGCGATCCCCGAGCCCTGGGCGAGCGAGCTCCAGGACTACCGCACCAGCGTCGGCGACACCACGGCCGCGCAGATCCCCACGCACGTCACGCTGGTCCCGCCGACCGAGGTCCGCCGCGACGACCTCGACGCCATCACCGCCCACCTCGCCGACGCCGCGGCCACCGTCTCCCCGTTCACCATCCACCTGCGCGGCACCGGGACGTTCCGCCCGGTCTCGCCGGTCGTCTTCGTCACCCTCGCCGAGGGGATCTCGGGGTGCGAGGTGCTCGCCGGCGCCGTACGACAGGGACCGCTCGCCGTCGACCTGCACTTCCCCTACCACCCGCACGTCACCGTCGCGCACCACCTCGACGACGAGACGCTCGACATCGCCTACAAGGAGCTGGCCGGTTTCGAGTGCAGCTTCGCGGTGGAGGAGTTCAGCCTCTACGTCCACGACGACCGGGCCGGCTGGCAGCCGACCCACCACTACCGGCTGGGCGGGCGATGAGCGTCGTCGACACGGTCAAGCAGCGCGTCGCCGCCGTGCGCGAGCGCCGCCCGTTCATCGACCACCTGTTCCGGATGATCCAGCACTACGGCGCCGTGAAGGGCAACGCGCTCGCCGGTGCGGTCACGTTCTTCGGCTTCTTGTCGTTCTTCCCCATCCTGGCGCTCGCGTTCGCCGTGGTCGGCTTGGTCGCGGGCATCTACTCAGACGCCACCGAGCAGGTGGTGAAGGCCATCCAGTCGGTGCTGCCGATGGTGGTCGAGGGCAAGGCCGGTCCCGGCGAGATCTCGATCGACGCCTTCCAGGACGGCGCCGGCGCCGCTGCCGGCATCGGCGCCATCGGTGTCCTCTACTCCGGGCTGGGGTGGGTCTCCGGCCTGCGCGACGCGCTCCAGATCGTGTTCGAGACGCCGCGGCGCGCACAGCCCAGCTTCGTGGTGGGCAAGCTCAAGGACCTGGTCTCGCTGGTGCTGATCGGCGTCGTGCTGCTGCTCAGCGTGGCCGTCTCCGGCGTCGTCACCGCCCTGTCCAGCCACATCCTCGACTGGCTCGGGCTCGACCTCGCTCTGCGCCCGGTGCTGACCGTGCTCGCGATCGCGGTCGGACTCGGCGCCAACACGCTGCTGTTCTTCGCGATCTTCAAGATCCTGGCCGACCACGACACCCCCGACCGCTCGCTGTGGAGTGGCGCGCTCCTCGGCGCGGTGGGCTTCGAGGTGCTCAAGCAGGCAGCGACCTTCCTGATCAGCTCGACGCAGAACCAGCCGGCGTTCGCCGTCTTCGGCATCGCGCTCGTGCTGCTGATCTGGATCAACTACTTCTCGCGCGTCGTCATGCTGGCCGCCTCGTGGGCGCACACCTCGCGCGAGGCCCGCGCCCGCCGCGAGGCGGAGGAGGTGGCCGAGCTGCTGCCCGCGGGCCCGCGGATCGACCTGGCCGGTGCGTCGGCCGGTGCAGCCGCCCACCCGTCGGCGGAGCCCTTCCCCTCCCCGAAGGCCGCCTTCGCCGCCGGGGCGGGCGCCATGCTCGGGCTTGTCGCGCTCGTCCGCCGCCGCCACTGAACGTCGTTCGGGATCGAGTGGGCGCGTCCTGCCTGTCGTACTCGGGGTTGCCTGAGCGTCAGGACGCGCCGACTCGAGCTGCCGCTCAGTGGCCGTGCTTGATGGCGGTGCGCAGGTCCTTGTTGAGCTGGGAGATCACGTCGAGCGGGATCTCCTTGGGGCACGCCGCAGTGCACTCGCCGATGTTGGTGCAGCCGCCGAAGCCCTCGTGGTCGTGCTGGGCGACCATGTTGACCACGCGCTCGTCGCGCTCGGGCTGCCCCTGGGGGAGCAGGCCGAGGTGGGTCACCTTGGCGCCCAGGAAGAGCGAGGCGGAGCCGTTGGGGCAGGCCGCGACGCAGGCACCGCAGCTGATGCAGGTCGCGACGTTGAAGGCGCGGTCGGCGTCGTCCTTGGGCACCGGCACCGAGTGGGCCTCGGGGGCCGAGCCGGTGTTGACCGAGATGTAGCCGCCGGCCTGGATCATCCGGTCGAGGGCGCCGCGGTCGACGACGAGGTCCTTGACGACCGGGAAGGCGTCGGCGCGCCACGGCTCGATCGTGATGGTCTCGCCGTCCTCGAACGAGCGCATGTGCAGCTGGCAGGTCGTGGTGACCTCGGGCCCGTGCGCGTCGCCGTTGATCATCAGCCCACACATGCCGCAGATGCCCTCGCGGCAGTCGGAGTCGAAGGCGATCGGGTCCTCGCCCTGGTCGTTGAGCTGCTCGTTGAGCACGTCGAGCATCTCGAGGAACGACATGTCCGGGGACACGTCGGCCAGCTCGTAGGTGTGCATCGCGCCGGGGCTGGCGGAGTCGGGCTGACGCCAGATCTTCAACGTCACGTTCATCGGTGGGTCCTCGTGGGTGTCGGGGTCCCCGCGGCGTCGTCGGCCGGGGGAGCGAAGCGGGGGAGGGGGAGGGTGCCGGAGGCAGGCGTCACTTGTAGCTCCGCTGCTTCATCTCGATGGCCGAGTAGACCAGGTCCTCCTTGTGCAGCACGGGCCGCTCGTCGAGGCCGGTCCACTCCCACGCGGCGACGTAGGCGAACTCGTCGTCGTGGCGCATGGCCTCGCCGTCCTCGGTCTGCGACTCGGCCCGGAAGTGGCCGCCGCACGACTCGCGCCGGTTGAGCGCGTCGATGCACATCAGCTCGCCGAGCTCGAAGAAGTCGGCCACGCGGCCGGCCTTCTCCAGCGACTGGTTGAGCGACTCGCTGGCGCCGAGCACCTTGACGTTGCGGTAGAAGTCGTCGCGCAGGCCGCGGATGAGGTCGATCGCCTTCTTGAGACCGGTCTCGTTGCGCTCCATGCCGCAGTACTCCCACATGATGTTGCCGAGCTCGCGGTGGTAGGAGTCGACGCTGCGGGTGCCGTTGACCGACAGGAAGTGCGCGATGCGCTGCTCGACCGACTCGCGCGCCTCCACGACCGCCGGGTGGTCCTCAGCGACGGGCTCGAACGGGCCGTCGGCGAGGTAGTCGCGGATCGTGTGGGGCAGGACGAAGTAGCCGTCGGCCAGGCCCTGCATCAGCGCCGAGGCGCCGAGGCGGTTGGCGCCGTGGTCGGAGAAGTTGGCCTCGCCGGTGACGAACAGCCCCGGGATCGTCGACTGGAGGTCGTAGTCGACCCACAGCCCGCCCATGACGTAGTGCACGGCCGGGTAGATCCGCATCGGCGTCGAGTAGGGGTCCTCGCCGGTGATCCGGGCGTACATGTCGAACAGGTTGCCGTACTTGGACTCCACGGCGTCGCGGCCGAGTCGGTCGATCGCGTCGGCGAAGTCGAGGTAGACGCCGCGGCGCACGCCCTCCACCTCGGGACCGACGCCGCGACCCTCGTCGCAGACGTTCTTGGCCGCACGGGAGGCGATGTCGCGGGGGACCAGGTTGCCGAAGGCGGGGTAGATCCGCTCCAGGTAGTAGTCGCGGTCCTCCTCGGGGATGTCGCGCGGGTCCTTGTCGCAGTCGGCCTGGTTCTTGGGCACCCAGATGCGGCCGTCGTTGCGCAGCGACTCCGACATCAGCGTCAGCTTGGACTGGTGGGACCCGGAGACCGGGATGCACGTCGGGTGGATCTGCGTGTAGCAGGGGTTGGCCATGTAGGCGCCCTTGCGGTGCGCACGCCAGGCGGCGGTGACGTTGGAGCCCATCGCGTTGGTCGACAGGTAGAACACGTTGCCGTAGCCACCGGAGGCGAGCACGACGACGTCGGCGAGGTGGGTCTGCACCTCCCCGGTGACCATGTCGCGGGCGATGATGCCGCGGGCCTTGCCGTCGACGACGATCAGCTCGAGCATCTCGTGGCGGGTGAACATCGACACCGTGCCGGCGGAGATCTGGCGCTCGAGCGCCTGGTAGGCGCCGATCAGCAGCTGCTGGCCGGTCTGCCCGCGGGCGTAGAAGGTGCGCGAGACCTGCACGCCGCCGAACGAGCGGTTGTCGAGCAGGCCGCCGTACTCACGGGCGAACGGAACGCCCTGGGCGACGCACTGGTCGATGATGTTGGTGCTCACCTCGGCCAGGCGGTAGACGTTGGACTCGCGCGAGCGGTAGTCGCCGCCCTTGACCGTGTCGTAGAAGAGACGGTGGACCGAGTCGCCGTCCTCCTTGTAGTTCTTCGCGGCGTTGATGCCGCCCTGCGCGGCGATGGAGTGCGCGCGCCGGGGCGAGTCCTGGTAGCAGAACGTCTTGACGTTGTAGCCGGCCTCGCCGAGCGTGGCGGCCGCCGAGGCGCCGGCCAGGCCGGTGCCGACGATGATGATGGAGAGCTTGCGCCGGTTGGCCGGGTTGACCAGGCGAGCGTCGAACTTCCGCGTCGCCCAGCGCTCGGCGAGCGGGGCGTCGGGCGCCTTGGTGTCGGCGAGCGGCTCACCGGGGGTGTAGTAGCCGGCGGCGTCGTCGTAGTCGCCGTCCAGGGACCCGCTGGCCGAGGCCTCCGTCGAGGTGACGGTGTCGGGCATGTCCATGTCGTGGCTGTCGTGGCTCACGTGAGGTGACCCCTCTTTACTTGGTGATGATGCCGGCCAGGACGGCGAGCGGGACGAGTGAGAAGCCGATGGAGATGACGAGCGCGGTCACGAAGCCGAAGGCCTTGGCGCGCTTGCGCTTGACCGCGGTGCCGGTCCAGCCCAGGGTCTGCGCGGCGCTCCAGATGCCGTGGTGCAGGTGGGCGCCGAGCGCGAGCATCGCGGCGATGTAGATCAGCGTCATCCACCACAGGTCGAAGGTGTCGACCATCAGGAGGTAGGGGTCGTTGGTGGCCCCGCCCTGCGGGTTGACCTTCCCGATGGTGAAGTTGAGCAGGTGCCAGACCAGGAAGACGAGGATCGCGAGCCCGCCCCAGCGCATCATCAGGCTGGCGCGCGTGGCGCCGGTGTCCTTCTTCATGACGTACTTGGTGGTGCGGGCGCGCGCGGCGCGACGCCACAGGACGACCGCGCAGTAGACGTGCACGACGAGCGCCACGATGAGGCCCACGCGCAGGATCCAGAGCGCGCCTCCGTGCGGGAGCATCGGCTCACCGAGCACGCGGAGGTGCTCGGCGTACTCGTTGAACGCCTTGCGACCGCCGAACGCCTTGAGGTTGCCGTACATGTGCGCCAGCACGAAGCCGAGGAAGAGGAAGCCGCTGCCGGCCATCAACAGCTTGAGAGCGATCGTCGAGCGCGAGGCCCGTGCGCCCTTGACGAGGGTGGGGGTAGACACGTCTCCACGCTACCGCCTGCGGACGTGTGCCCGACGCCCCGGGGAGTGTGACGTACGCCCCTTTGCCCGCGCGCATGAAGCCAACCGCAGGCGGTCGCGACCCGGGTCGACCGGCAGGGGAGGACGGCCGCCGCCTGGGGCCGAAGTGCTCTGCCGGGGACCCGGCCGGGGCTCGTAACTTCACAAGGAGACGTCTGCACGAGGAGCGCCTTCGGGTGCACCTGCTCGCAGTCGGCCCAGACGGACAACGACGTGGAGGCAGCACCGTGTGCACTGCGACCAACTACACCGCCAAGGACCACTACTTCGGTCGCAACCTGGACCTGGAGTTCTCCTACAACGAGTCGGTGACCATCACGCCGCGCAACTTCGTGCTGCCGTTCCGCACGGTGGACGACCTGCGCACCCACCACGCGATCGTCGGGATGACGACGGTGGCCGACGGCTACCCGCTCTACTACGACGCCACCAACGAGAAGGGGCTGAGCATGGCGGGGCTCAACTTCCCCGACAACGCCGACTACAAGCCCGAGACCCAGGGCAAGGACAACATCACGCCCTTCGAGTTCATCCCGTGGATCCTGGGGCAGTTCGAGACGGTCGCCCAGGTCCGGGAGGCGCTGGACAGGCTGGTGCTGGTCGACATCCCGTTCAGCCCCCAGTTCCCGCTGTCACCGCTGCACTGGATCGTCTCCGACCGCCAGGAGTCGCTCACGGTCGAGTCGGTCAAGGACGGGTTGCGGGTCTACGACAACCCGCTGGGCGTGCTCACCAACAACCCGACCTTCGACATCCAGATGTTCAACCTCAACAACTACGCCAGCCTGTCGCCGAGCCAGCCCGAGACCCACTTCTCCAAGAAGCTGCACTTCGACAGCTACAGCCGGGGGCTGGGAGGCATCGGAATGCCCGGTGACCTCTCCTCGATGTCGCGGTTCGTCAAGGCGGCGTTCACGGCCGTGAACTCGGTCTCCGGCGAGTCCGAGTCCGAGGCCATCAGCCAGTTCTTCCACATCCTCGGATCGGTCGCCCAGCAGCGGGGATGCGTCGAGGTCGGCGACAGGTACGAGATCACGATCTACTCCTCGTGCTGCAACACCGACACGGGCGTCTACTACTACACGACCTACGAGAACAGCCAGGTGACGGCGGTCGACATGCACAAGGTCGACCTGGACGGCGACACGCTCTCCAGCTACCCGCTCCTCACCGGCCAGAGCATCCTGGCCCAGAACTAGTGGTCGCGCCGCTCCGCCAGCCCTCTCCTCGGGCCCGTCGGGGGAGAGGGCCCTGCGGGCCAGGAGTGCCGACGATCGGGCTGGACGACACCCTGCTGACGGTCAAGCTGTCGCCCCCGAGGCGCCGGAGCGGCATGGTCAGCAGGGTGGCGCTCCTCGACTCCGTCCGTGACGCGGCCACTGCCGTGGTCGGCGTCACCGCGCCCGCCGGCTACGGGAAGTCGACGCTGCTGGTCGAGTGGGCCCACCGGGACCGCCGGAGGGTCGGGTGGCTCTCGCTGGACCGGTCCGACGACGACCCGAGTGCCCTGCTCTTCCTGCTGGCCTCGGCCTACGAGCGAGCCGTGCCGGAGCACGCGGGCCTGGCCGCCGTGGTGACCGGCCCGGACGCCGCCGCCCGCGGCCGGGGCGCTGCCCGGATCGCGTCGGCGTTCAGGCGCTCGCCGGTGCCCTTCATCCTCCTGCTCGACGACCTGCACGAGCTCCGGTCGCCCGAGTGCCACCACCTGCTGGGTGTCGTGCTGTCGGCCGTCCCCCCCGGGTCCCAGGTCGTGACGGCCAGCCGCCACGAGCAGCCCCACCTCCCCTCTCTCCGGGCGGCCGGGGAGGCGGTCGAGCTCACCACTCGCGACCTCGCCCTCGACGCGTCCGCCGCGGCGCAGGTCTTCGCGACCGCGCGCGTCGACGTCACCCCGGCGCAGGCGGCCGACGTCGCGGCGCGGACCGAGGGGTGGCCGGCCGGGATCCAGCTCGCTGCCCTCATCGCGCGGGAGGGGGAGGACCAGCCCGGGCGGGCCACCGGGGACGACCGCTACATCGCCGACTACCTCCAGCGCGAGGTCTTCCGGAGGTTCGACCCCGGGATCCGGGACTTCCTGCGGCGCACGGCCGTCCTCGACCGGCTCCACGGCCCGCTCTGCGACGCGGTGCTGGGGGAGCGGAGCTCCCAGGACCGGTTGCGCACCCTCGAGGCGTCGAACGCGTTCA
The sequence above is drawn from the Nocardioides sp. zg-1228 genome and encodes:
- a CDS encoding MFS transporter, with translation MTTTADPTELPDHPTSGHLDVPSVTARHFGLAVLALAMGGFAIGTTEFVTMGLLPQIARGVDVSIPTGGHVISAYAVGVVVGAPVLAFLGARLPRRALLVALMVAFAAGNGLSALATSYEQLMAARFAAGLPHGAYFGVASLVAASMARPSRKGRAVSLVMLGLSFANVIGVPAATVLGQELGWRAAFWAAGGLAVVTLALVAWFVPSVPGDAEASGLRELAAFKVPQVWLTLLAGAVGFGGMFAVYSYIAPVVTDVGGLGERSVAVFLLFFGLGMVAGTSLAGIMADWSIFRSLIIGGVGMAATMLAFWLAAPHGWAALPVVFLITTLGSVLVVNLQLRLMDVAGDAQTLGAAMNHASLNVANALGAWLGGLVIAGGWGLRAPALVGLALSILGVAILLLSARLHVRQRDAVPA
- the trpS gene encoding tryptophan--tRNA ligase, yielding MSETFRAAQARSDAIEEQMAKDPASLRMLTGDRPTGALHIGHYFGSIRNRLRLQDSGAEIWQLIADYQVITDRDVLGDISSNVRNLLLDNIAAGLDPDRATIFTHSSVPALNQLMLPFLSLVSVAELQRNPTVKDEARSAGITSIGGLLLTYPVHQAADILFCKANVVPVGRDQLPHLEQTRVVARRFNDRYAPVFPEPGALLSEAPLILGTDGTKMSKSKGNVVELRMSADETAKKLKGAKTDSDRVITYDPDARPEVANLLTLIGLCEGVDPAVVAEEIGDGGGGALKRRLTDAINTELAPLRARRAELEADPAYLDEILRRGNARANEVADATLAEVSEAMGMVYSWA
- a CDS encoding 2'-5' RNA ligase family protein, with the translated sequence MPTIGVAIAIPEPWASELQDYRTSVGDTTAAQIPTHVTLVPPTEVRRDDLDAITAHLADAAATVSPFTIHLRGTGTFRPVSPVVFVTLAEGISGCEVLAGAVRQGPLAVDLHFPYHPHVTVAHHLDDETLDIAYKELAGFECSFAVEEFSLYVHDDRAGWQPTHHYRLGGR
- a CDS encoding YihY/virulence factor BrkB family protein gives rise to the protein MSVVDTVKQRVAAVRERRPFIDHLFRMIQHYGAVKGNALAGAVTFFGFLSFFPILALAFAVVGLVAGIYSDATEQVVKAIQSVLPMVVEGKAGPGEISIDAFQDGAGAAAGIGAIGVLYSGLGWVSGLRDALQIVFETPRRAQPSFVVGKLKDLVSLVLIGVVLLLSVAVSGVVTALSSHILDWLGLDLALRPVLTVLAIAVGLGANTLLFFAIFKILADHDTPDRSLWSGALLGAVGFEVLKQAATFLISSTQNQPAFAVFGIALVLLIWINYFSRVVMLAASWAHTSREARARREAEEVAELLPAGPRIDLAGASAGAAAHPSAEPFPSPKAAFAAGAGAMLGLVALVRRRH
- a CDS encoding succinate dehydrogenase/fumarate reductase iron-sulfur subunit gives rise to the protein MNVTLKIWRQPDSASPGAMHTYELADVSPDMSFLEMLDVLNEQLNDQGEDPIAFDSDCREGICGMCGLMINGDAHGPEVTTTCQLHMRSFEDGETITIEPWRADAFPVVKDLVVDRGALDRMIQAGGYISVNTGSAPEAHSVPVPKDDADRAFNVATCISCGACVAACPNGSASLFLGAKVTHLGLLPQGQPERDERVVNMVAQHDHEGFGGCTNIGECTAACPKEIPLDVISQLNKDLRTAIKHGH
- a CDS encoding fumarate reductase/succinate dehydrogenase flavoprotein subunit, which gives rise to MPDTVTSTEASASGSLDGDYDDAAGYYTPGEPLADTKAPDAPLAERWATRKFDARLVNPANRRKLSIIIVGTGLAGASAAATLGEAGYNVKTFCYQDSPRRAHSIAAQGGINAAKNYKEDGDSVHRLFYDTVKGGDYRSRESNVYRLAEVSTNIIDQCVAQGVPFAREYGGLLDNRSFGGVQVSRTFYARGQTGQQLLIGAYQALERQISAGTVSMFTRHEMLELIVVDGKARGIIARDMVTGEVQTHLADVVVLASGGYGNVFYLSTNAMGSNVTAAWRAHRKGAYMANPCYTQIHPTCIPVSGSHQSKLTLMSESLRNDGRIWVPKNQADCDKDPRDIPEEDRDYYLERIYPAFGNLVPRDIASRAAKNVCDEGRGVGPEVEGVRRGVYLDFADAIDRLGRDAVESKYGNLFDMYARITGEDPYSTPMRIYPAVHYVMGGLWVDYDLQSTIPGLFVTGEANFSDHGANRLGASALMQGLADGYFVLPHTIRDYLADGPFEPVAEDHPAVVEARESVEQRIAHFLSVNGTRSVDSYHRELGNIMWEYCGMERNETGLKKAIDLIRGLRDDFYRNVKVLGASESLNQSLEKAGRVADFFELGELMCIDALNRRESCGGHFRAESQTEDGEAMRHDDEFAYVAAWEWTGLDERPVLHKEDLVYSAIEMKQRSYK
- a CDS encoding succinate dehydrogenase cytochrome b subunit yields the protein MSTPTLVKGARASRSTIALKLLMAGSGFLFLGFVLAHMYGNLKAFGGRKAFNEYAEHLRVLGEPMLPHGGALWILRVGLIVALVVHVYCAVVLWRRAARARTTKYVMKKDTGATRASLMMRWGGLAILVFLVWHLLNFTIGKVNPQGGATNDPYLLMVDTFDLWWMTLIYIAAMLALGAHLHHGIWSAAQTLGWTGTAVKRKRAKAFGFVTALVISIGFSLVPLAVLAGIITK
- the bsh gene encoding choloylglycine hydrolase; the protein is MCTATNYTAKDHYFGRNLDLEFSYNESVTITPRNFVLPFRTVDDLRTHHAIVGMTTVADGYPLYYDATNEKGLSMAGLNFPDNADYKPETQGKDNITPFEFIPWILGQFETVAQVREALDRLVLVDIPFSPQFPLSPLHWIVSDRQESLTVESVKDGLRVYDNPLGVLTNNPTFDIQMFNLNNYASLSPSQPETHFSKKLHFDSYSRGLGGIGMPGDLSSMSRFVKAAFTAVNSVSGESESEAISQFFHILGSVAQQRGCVEVGDRYEITIYSSCCNTDTGVYYYTTYENSQVTAVDMHKVDLDGDTLSSYPLLTGQSILAQN